DNA from Pseudomonadales bacterium:
CATGACATGCATAAGCCTTTCGCAGGCATAGCGCCAATGCCGTTGATCGCATTGGTATAGAGTGCATCGATACCTTTGGCCAAGTGCGGCGCCCAGGATGCAGCATCGCCAACCTTTGGCGCGCCCGCTGCACCAGTATCATGACAACCGGCACAGTTACCTGAGTAGATATCACTAGGATCTT
Protein-coding regions in this window:
- a CDS encoding cytochrome c5 family protein, with protein sequence MQAAAISEAKKEAIAERIKPVGTICLQGDDCAAAAVVASAGPKDPSDIYSGNCAGCHDTGAAGAPKVGDAASWAPHLAKGIDALYTNAINGIGAMPAKGLCMSCSDDEIKATIDLMISKSE